The Vibrio gigantis genome contains a region encoding:
- a CDS encoding GmrSD restriction endonuclease domain-containing protein — protein sequence MMGIIRSTMYLVVLLASFSSLGNDMWRGLVVKEEHRCSPYDKKSQYPYPASVESAIVDSMGGQIYGPYTGTYYQSTSETDIEHIIAASEGHDSGLCAASPETRKAFATDLLNLTLASPAVNRCSSTGKCGLDAGEWLPPRNQCWFALRVIEIKTKYGLSVNPVEANTLESVINNCPSFEMVFYAPAGSAPTKYVTQSTGHTHSCLTETGMVLCASKRFIAGETEVLPAFSLITSDPQKQTTPNRLDLRQHHSH from the coding sequence ATGATGGGGATTATTCGCAGTACGATGTATTTGGTTGTTTTACTTGCTTCGTTTTCATCACTGGGAAATGACATGTGGCGTGGGTTGGTAGTTAAGGAAGAGCATCGATGTTCACCATACGATAAGAAAAGCCAATACCCATATCCCGCTTCAGTAGAGTCAGCGATAGTCGATAGTATGGGAGGTCAGATTTATGGCCCTTATACTGGCACCTACTACCAATCAACTTCAGAGACAGACATCGAACACATCATTGCAGCCAGTGAAGGGCATGACAGTGGGCTCTGTGCGGCAAGCCCTGAAACAAGAAAAGCATTTGCAACAGATCTATTGAACTTGACCCTAGCATCCCCAGCTGTGAACCGTTGTAGTTCTACTGGAAAATGCGGCTTGGACGCTGGCGAGTGGTTACCGCCAAGAAACCAATGTTGGTTCGCGTTGCGTGTCATTGAGATAAAAACTAAGTATGGCCTTAGTGTAAATCCAGTCGAAGCGAACACGTTGGAGAGTGTTATCAATAATTGCCCGTCTTTTGAAATGGTGTTCTATGCACCTGCGGGAAGCGCTCCAACTAAATACGTCACCCAATCTACGGGGCATACGCATTCATGTCTGACCGAGACAGGGATGGTGTTGTGTGCGAGTAAACGATTTATTGCTGGCGAGACTGAAGTTTTGCCAGCGTTCTCTTTGATAACTTCCGACCCACAAAAACAAACAACCCCAAACAGACTAGACCTACGCCAGCACCATAGCCATTGA